The following DNA comes from Dermacentor andersoni chromosome 2, qqDerAnde1_hic_scaffold, whole genome shotgun sequence.
tacaagagcttcatgacgcaccaacggcgggacacctcgtcgtatctcgaacctatgaccgtgtacgtcgccgtttcttctggccgggccttgcccgttccgtacgacgttacgtcgccgcttgtgaactttgccaacgacgcaagaatccttcccagctccccgctggttacctacaATCGCTGGACATCCCTGCcaagcccttccatcgtgtcggcttagaccttctcggcccatttccggaatccacatcaggaaacaagtgggttgcggtcgcggtggactacgcgacccgctatgccgtaacccgcgctcttccgaccagttgcgcaactgatgttgcggacttcctcctgcatgatatcattttgattcatggtactccgcgtcaattgctaacagaccgtggcgtacgttcttagccaaagtcattgacgacatcatgcgtgcctgctcaatacagcataaatttaccacctcctaccaccctcaaaccaacggcctcactgagcgtttgaaccgcacccttacagacatgctatccaaatacgtttcagacgaccaccgtgactggcaccaggctctaccttacattacatttgcgtataactcttcccgtctcgaaactgctggcttttcgcctttttacctcttgtatggccgtgaaccgacgctaccactggacactgtgcttccgtccaccacagcttcaactagcgcttatgcccgtgatgctatcgcccatgctgaccatgctcaccaacttgcgcgcactcgtctacaagtctctcaaggcaaacaaaagcaacgctacgacctccgtcaccgtgatgtccattttgtgcccggcaccctcgtgttgctttggtcaccatcatgtaaagttggcctttgtgaaaaactgctttcctgctacacaggcccatatcgcgtgcttcgccaagtaaccgatgtcacctacgcaatcgctctagccacgcccacaacgtcctccgctgtgacaaccagtgacattgtccacgtcgcccgactcaaaggctacaactctccacgtgccttggatatttaacagcaccgtgacggcgcttttgccgccggggggtagtattacgatatcaccGAGCGATGCTCAacggacgagccgccgcgaggacgacgacgaagtgggtctgtgcccttggcgcgagcgagtgtcggcctggcgatctgtctccagtgtaaatagcctgtatatagcctctttattttgtgtctttccacacgtaacaatataatgtAAATATGAACGACACCGATAATGAATCAAATGAAATTATTGCGGATGAAGTAATCTGCTTTGCAGAAAAGGGATGCAATACAGAACCTAAAATAATCATATTCTTGTGTAAAGCTTGCGTACAGAGAGCAaggctgcgacacatgctctgggaatgtgccgccaACCACGGTAATGAAAgcacctccgttcgcgacgcgtacATAATCGCGGTcgttgccagagtacgggaagcctcgagctcgcttcttcccgacgatgccccggctgcgggggccgccggggaccttctccgtcggcgtcgccgccgctgggaggcggctctcaaaagttcggagttggcagaccagctctcgGCCGTCCGGCATGCCGAAGATGCCGCCCCAGTCcgaggacttcgagccgccacctgaggccaccacaataAAAACTGCCGCAccattttttaataaagtttcttcttcttgtccTATATAAAGGAAAGACTTCGAATTCAGAATAATGGTAAATGAAATTTTCAACTCTCTTATTATTGTTATAAATGTTACTTTTTGCTGTTTGAATGCTGTAAATAATTGAAGCAGAAGTAAATTAATCTGGGCAAACGAGAAACAATTAGTTTCGATGACGTAAATACACATGGCCCGGCACACGTTCGTTTGGCTGTATCCTATGTCCGACGTCCCAAGTGAGAGTACAATAGTACTACAAAGCACGCGTATATCAGATACCTGTAAAGTTCGCCTTCAACAATTTATGCGCCCAGCAATTATAGGTAGCCCGAGAGCACGCGCCCTTTGCACCGGTGCCTTATGACAAGTCCGACCATTGACCACCGACCGCCGACAAGCCACGAGGACGGACGAAAGTGCCAAAGAGTACTATTCGCCTTGGAGCTTCACAAGAGCCACCACGACAATTCCACAATGAGCATCCGCtttgaacttttttttattttctcctttaAGTATTATGTTCAACTTACATTGTGGTCGACAGCTGACCACAGTTCCCGTGCTACTTGTTCCGCGTGCTACTTGTAGCGGCCTTGCCGCGTTTCTCAACGACGGCGGTAGCCCCGATGGGCGGCAGGCTGGCTTCCATACGCGGTCTGTCCACCAATAACACTAGGGGTGTAGCCGGCAGCGTAGCCGGCGGGACCATAGGGAGCGAAGCTGCCGTAAGCCTGCCCACCGACAGCCGCCTCGCTGGACCCATAGCCGTAACGTCCGTAGGGCGCATACTCGAAAGCGCCAGCAGCGAGTGCGTACGCCTCGGATGCTGGCCGTCCATAAGCTCCATAACCTCCGGCGTTAGGTGCCGCAGGCCTCGCACCATACGCTGCAGCTGCAGCGTCCTGGGCAGATCCTGGGGGAACGCGGAGGATGATGGGCGCCGCGTTGAATGCCGCATCACGGCTGACGCCAGGGGCAGTGCCCCGCTCGTGAGCACCCACGGAGCCAGGGGTGGCCTGGAAGCGTTGTTGGGCGTCCGCGTAGTTCATCTGGCGGTAGAGGCCGCCGGCGTCCGGGTAGCCGTACATGCCGGCCTTGGGAAAGTTGGAGCGGTCCTGCGCCGCGCCGAACTGCCGATTGTTGTACTCGCCCGCCGTATTGTAGCCGAAACCGTACTGTGCCGGAGTCTGGAAAAGCTAGAGAAGACAACACTGATAGCTTCGACAATTTCCCGCCCAttcattttctgtttctttctatgatTGCatgtaacaaaattcaagccttgATTCACCTGATTATTGATGATTGTAGCATTTCGAGCGTGGTTGGTAATTTTGCATATGCAGATGCACTTAGTTTTAAAGGCGATGCAAACAATGCCGAAAGGGCGTTGAATTTCTAAGAAACTTTGAAAAACCAAATTGAATGAATTGGTATTTGCGCATATTTGGCATGATATAAGATAGATCTGAATGAAGGAAAATTATGACATGGTTAGGCAGTGCTTGAAGTGTGTGAAATGTGAATTGCTGCTAGCCACACAACTCCGGTTGGTCGTTCACACAACAATCTGGGAGCACTCCTTACGATTtgtgtatttcatttattaaatacTTTCGCAATCATATATTAAGAATTAAAAGCAGCTACCAGCGTGCTCAAGAGATTTTCCTGAGAAGTCATGGGAACCTGAAATGTTGCTTTCGTTCGGCAACTCATCTAAGTGCAAATGCCTAAGCTCACAAATCTAAAGACACCGTTGCCTCAAAATGCTATTACCAAGTAGTTGCATAGGTACCGCAGTTTACACTCACAGAGGCGTAGGTATCGTATCCTCGTCCGTAAGGGGCTGCAGGAGCAGGGTAGTTTGGGAAGCCAACGCCTCGTTGGGCTGGTTGAGTCGGCTGGTTGTAGTGTTGTGCGTAGGCTTTACCAACGAGCCAGTAAAGCAGAACTTGCACCTGGTGTTCGAGAGAAACATCAATACTGCGCAGCAACAACATTAGATATCCGTACTTTTCATCCAATGAGAACTGTCTGATTGTTACTATAAAGACGCGGGACTCATAAATTCATGATTAAGCAAGAGCGTAAGAGAGATGCTTTTATTATGAAGGATATAGTAGCATTGTTTACGCTCTATATATCGAACCCCTACAAAGGGCTTTGCGCATCGAACATTGTTTTGTTTTCGCGAAGACTACGCCGTCTTGCACAGCTGTAGGTACATGACAGCTGACATACCAAGCAAAGCCGGAAGACGCAGATGGGGGACGGCTACTCTCGTGGAATCGTCTGAGTCGTGTAGCCATGATACGCTAAAGAAAGGGCTTGCACAAGCCATCTTGTTCTAAAATATCATCGAGAATGCACACGTTGCAAGTATAGCATAACGTAGGATATAATAGCTAATTGCGATAAGAGATTAGCACGCTCATGCAAGTCTGGAATTCCCATTATCGACTTGCAGCATTCGAGTGTACTTCCACACGTGTTCGTTTTAGGCAATACAAAAAACACGTTAGCGTGCTATCGCCGAGCAGAGAACTTAAGAAAGAATACCGACGGTGCTTTGACCTAAATCACTTCCAATTAGCTTGCAGTGCACGTCGCCTTACTTAAATTACTGAACCTATTGACCTAACACGGAACTGTAACTACAAGTACAATGGCCTTGCGTAGCTGCTCCCACGTGTGACAAAGCATGATaaccaagagaaaaaaaacagcTATGAGCGAATACTGCTGAGGGGGTTCGTTGACGGATAAAGAGCGCCGATTTGTGTCTCACCGCAGGAAACATTTCGAGTCTTATGAAGCTCCCACTTCTGTCCAGAGACGTTGTCCACCAAACGACGCTGAGGCGATGGCGAATGTCTTCTGCTGGCTCCTTGCTGCCCCCAGCTAGCTTTTATACTCTCGTCAACGACGCCTGCGAACTTGATGGACACACGTAACACACATTCCAACCCGTTgtcttttttttaccattttacGCGTTGCTACCGCTGCTTGCAGAACTACAATGTCTTGTGTTCGTTCGACTCAGGTCGTTTATCACGAAAAACGTGCATTTGACGTGAAAAGCGTTTCACATCCGCTCCGTGAGCGCGTACATTTAGGCGGAAAGCGTTAAACGTGATTGCAAGCACTTCGGAGCTCCTTACCTGATGTAATAATTTCACAGAAAGGCTGGTGTACCATTCCGTCACCCACGCTGTGTCTTTGTTTTGGTCTCGGTCTCAGCCTCTGTCGAAAcgtattcttgcttttttttctggaTGACTTCACCGTTGCAATTTTTCTTTATGAAGGCCTAAGGTGAATATGTAAGTTCTTTTGGCACGTGCCTGTAGCTATTTCTGATTCTGCATAACACTCAGTGCACCAAAATAGCATTTTCATAATGTGTTTTTCGTGAacagaaacagaaataaaaaggAGTGTTTTTTAATGTCCTATCTTTTATCAGTTATTGATTTCATAATGCACTTTTGTTACTGCTTTAGATACTCGTAGAATTTGAGAGCCCAAAGCATTCAGTGTGTCTATTATGCCACTTTCTAGCCATTCCGTTCATGTAAATCAGCTCTGGTACTTTTTCTTGTTAATCGGTGCCAAATTCGAAACATGTAGTGCAGTATTTTCTCAGCAAATTTGATTCAGCTACACTTACTTCTCAATGCAGCACAACGAGCGCTGCATGCGATGGTAAACTATATTGCAAACAAGCTTCGTTATTGGTGTACCTGCGCAGTATATCAGACTCGCGCACAGCCAAAATGTATCGTGTGTTTGCGTCTTCTTGTGCATGTGTTCCTGAATGTGCTACCCAAATACCTTATGATGTCCTACAAACAGCCCGCATGACAGTTCACTTGGAACAATCTACCAAAGGACGTCAAGCCTCGACAATTATCGCCGATTAGGGGCTAGACGTAGACATGCTGCAGTTTAACGTATGTTTTGCATAAACTCTGTTTCGAAGCTTTTTTTAGGACTAGTAGTGTTTGCTATCGATCTTAGGATGACGTGAAGTCACGAGCATTGGAGTTCAAGATTAAATGCAAACAAAGCTATTACAAGCACCATCAATACGCCGGGGGATAAGAATACAAAAAATGAATACGACGTAATCCGCAAGATATAGAGATATCAAATATGCGTCTGCTTTATTCAATTCGGCTGTCAAATTTTTCCAGCTTCCCGGTTTCGCGATTTTTCTGTGAACGCATATTTTCCAATTCGTATTTTCGTTTCGCATGGTGAACTATGTTGTACGTTCGGCTTTTCGGCATTGTGTCTGTCAACCTTCAAAGATAGTGTGCTCCACTCCAGAGACCACATCCGAAAGTCAGCTTCCAGCTTTCGGTACAAGCTGCACCAGAGCAAATAGGAACGTCACTGGGCGAGAGAAGCGTGGGCGCGACCCAAGCGATTCTCAACCCATGTTTCAAGCGTGAATGACGCGCGCGCTGTAAAAAATTTTAGCCCTGAAGTCAAGTATCGTTCCGTGCTCCTTTCGATGGTTCCGAAACGCACGCCTTTCTATGATTTGTATCATCACCTCATTAAGTTTTACAGTGCTAGAGACATTGTCGAGCGTTCAGTTTAAAATACCACGCAAACATCTGAACTAAACGGCGCTGCTTGCTCTACAACAGTGACACGCGTACACTTGCTTTTTCTCTTTGCTGCGACCGTTTATCACCTGATAACAATTGCGAATGTTATCGGTCAACGTAAAAGGCGCTTTCATGTGTCAGAACATTCTCGATTGTCGTCGCCCTTTCTATCTGCTGTCGATGTTGCTCCCTGCGCTTGCGGAATCAGATTACATGCGCGAAGCGATAATGCTGTGAATTCTGCAAGGCGCACGAGCACCACTGACTACTCCGGAAAATTCTAGAAGTCAGATATAAAATAACCGGCGTGCTTGACCCGCGGATCAAATTTCAACGTTCGCCGACTTCGCTCGCTGCCAGGATGCCGAACGGAAAAGCTTTCGGGTTCGGGTTCAGCTTTCGGCATAGTTTCCGGTTCCGTTCATGTACAGCTCCTGGGCAGAGATGTAACGGTTCGAACCGGCTTGAAgcgaattgaattctggggttttaggtgccagaacCGCGACTTaattatgagagacgccgtagtggagcattccggattaattctgaccaccgggggatccttaacgtgcccccaattcACGGGAcgtgggcgtttttgcatttcgcccccgtagaaatgcggccgccgccgaaCCGGTTTGAAACGGTTCATGCGGGTTCATAAAAAATTCGGAATTAGGGAGAATAAAAATATTTCGCAAAACGTTTTTCGGCCTCACCCGCAAATCTGTTTCAACGAAACACAGTGTTTCAACACTCACGTGACGCGTACAGGCCGACGTATACCTGCCTTCTTCAACATTACGCAAAAAATTTGAGTACGCTGTGACCCGATTGAGGCGTGCGC
Coding sequences within:
- the LOC126540303 gene encoding uncharacterized protein; the protein is MFPAVQVLLYWLVGKAYAQHYNQPTQPAQRGVGFPNYPAPAAPYGRGYDTYASLFQTPAQYGFGYNTAGEYNNRQFGAAQDRSNFPKAGMYGYPDAGGLYRQMNYADAQQRFQATPGSVGAHERGTAPGVSRDAAFNAAPIILRVPPGSAQDAAAAAYGARPAAPNAGGYGAYGRPASEAYALAAGAFEYAPYGRYGYGSSEAAVGGQAYGSFAPYGPAGYAAGYTPSVIGGQTAYGSQPAAHRGYRRR